The genomic DNA TTCATGCCGTACCCTTCCTCCATCCGGTTGGGCAGATGGTGCATGGCGCTGATGCCACGCAGGGCGAGAAACTCCTTGATCAGGGCCGTGGCCGTGATGCCGTCCACGTCGTAGTCGCCCCAGATGGCCAGAGTGCGCCCCTCGGCCAGACCGCGTGCCAGAACCTCGGCGGCCTCCATCAGGCCGGGAATCTCCGAGGGCTTGGCCAGATGGCGCAGGCCGGGGCTGAGGAAACGATCCATGTCCTCCACCGAGGTCAGCCCCCTGTTCCAGAGGATATCGACGATGAGGGGGGAGACGGACAACTGCTCGGCCATGACGGCAGACGAGGGCGGCGCGTTTTCGCCGCGGGCTTTCCAGATGCAGGGCAAATCAATTCCCGTTGGTTATGAGAGCAGTCTGATGAACTGTTCGATGTCCTTTGATTCGGCCAATTCCTCGGCCACTTCCAAGACCTCTTCGCGCTCCATTTCCAGGTCCGGACACAGGGCATCAAGCCGGCTGTCGTAGCGGTCCTCCTCCTCTTCCACGGCGTGGGCCGCGCAGTCGGACACACAGATGACCGTGGCCTCGTTGGAGTGGCCGGGCGAAAGCTCCGGAGCGTGGTGCCAGTTGACCGGCTCCACCAGGGTAGGCGGCAGATCCCAGGATTTGAGCACCAGGGCGCCGATCACGGCGTGGTCCAGCCCCCAGTACTCTTCCTCGGCCTCGGCGTCGAGCATGTCCTCGGCATCGGCCAGCTCGCGGATGCCCACCCAGTCTTCCGGGCGGCGCATGGCGATGATGAGCTTGCCGATGTCGTGCAGCAGCCCGGCGGTGAACAGGTTGTCCGGATTGCCGACCTCGGTGATGCGAGAGAGCTCCCTGGCGATCATGGCCACGAAAAACTGGTGCCGCCAGTACTCGCCCAGGTCGAACCCGTTGGGCATGGTTCGACCGCGCGTGAGTCCGTTGACGCCCAGGGTGAGCACGATGTTGCGGATCTCGGCCATGCCGAGCACGGCGGCGGCGCGGGACACGGACTGGACCTCGGCCTGAAGGCCGTAATAGGCCGAATTGGCGAGGCTGAGCACGCGGGTGGTCAATCCCTGGTCATTGCCCAGGGTCTTGCCCACCTCTTCGAGGGAGGCCAGGGACGAGGCCCCGGTCTGAAAAAAGAGCTTCCTGAACACCTCTGGTGAAAAGGGCAGGTCGTTGCGCATTTTGGGGAGTTCGCGCAAGAAACTCTGAATCTTGTCCTGGTTCATGACAACTCCCTGCCCGCATCGTGTTTCGCGGCCCGTGCCGCCCATGGAATCCCGAACGACCGAAAACGCCGGGTCAGTCCAGAGTCAGGACCAGCGGAGCCCCAGGCTTGCCGCTGCCCGATTTGCCGTCACCCGATTTGCCGTTTTTCGACTCGCCGTTTTTCGACTCGCCCGTTCCCGGCTTGCCCGACCCCGGCTTGCCAGCGTCTGCCTGCCCCGCTTCGCGCACCGGCTCCGCTTCCGGCTGGCCGGATTCGGGACCCGGTCCGCCCTCGGCCTTGTCCACATGCCCCTCGCTCTTGAGAAAGGCCCAGAACATGCGGCTCTCCTTGAGGTCCGGATTGACCTCAAGGCTCTTGCGCAGGTATTTCTTGCACCCCTCAACGTCGCCCTTTTCATAGAAGCAGCGCGCGATGTTGTGGAACAGGTGCTCGTCGTCCGCCACCAGACCCTCGGCGCGCAGGTAGTATTGCAGGGCCTGTTCGTACATCTTGTTCTTGCGCATGTTGATGCCGAAATCGTTGAACAGGTGCTTGTGCTCCTCCTCAAAGGCCGCCTCGAGCCCGACGAGGCGCTCGAAGATGTCGTTGGCCTTCACCTGATCGCCCCGGTCGAGGTAGGTCAGGCCCAGGCCGAAGTTGGCGCGCACGTTCTCCTCGTCAATGGCCGTGGCCTGCTTGAACTCGAACTCGGCGCTGTAGGCCGCGCCGCGCTCGCGGTGCTTCTCGCCGCGCACCACGGCCTCGTCCATCTGCCTGATGGCCGGATACACGGTGGAGAGGTAGAATTCGGGCTCAGGATTGAATTTGGTCAGAAATTCGTCGCGCTCAAGGATGCGCTTGGGGCCGGAGGGGACATAGTTGCGGTTGAGAGGCTGCACGCCAATGGTGCCGTCCTCCAGCTCCTCGCCACTCCAGTAGGTCTTCTGGATGGTGCGTCGCTGGCTGGTGCCGGTGCCGATCTTGGACACGGACTGGGTGGAGAAGACCCCCTTGATCTTCTCGGCGCCGTCTCTGACAACCCCCCGTCCGGGGTGCTCGGTGTCACTTCGCTCAGTCATCCGCTCCCCCCTGGTCAGGCTGATCGAATCTCCTCGACAATGACGAGTGCAGCGTCCGCCGGGGACGCGGCCCCGGTGATGGGCCTGCCCACCACGAGATAGTCGGAGCCGGACCGGACAGCCTGGGCCGGGGTGACCACCCGACGCTGGTCATCCCCCCCTGCCGAGGCAGGCCGGATGCCCGGGGTCAGGCAGATGAACCGCCCCCCACAGGCCTTCTTGACCGCCTCGACCTCAAGCCCGGAACAGACCACTCCATTTACGCCATATTGCTTGGCTTTCACAGCCAGGTCAAGGACCATTTCCGAGGGTGGCGGCGCGCACTCAAGGGGCAGATCGCCCGCGGCCATGCTGGTGAGCATGGTCACAGCCAGGAGCAGCGGCGGCTCCTGGTCGGCGCGCGTCCCTTTGGCGAACCCCTCTGCACACCCCTCTGCGCACCCCTCCAGGGCCGCGCGGGCCATGCGCTCGCCGCCCAGGGCGTGGATGTTGACCATGTCCACCCCCAGCCGCGCGGCGGAGCGGGTCGCGCCCCGGACCGTGTTGGGGATGTCGAAGAATTTCATGTCCAGAAAGACCCGAAATCCGAGATCCTTCAGGCCCGTGACCACTGCCGGACCTTCAGCCGTGAACAGCTCAAGCCCCACCTTGACCCACGGCACCGCGCCGCGCAGGGAGCGGGCCATGGTCAGGGCGGACGCACCGTCCGGATAATCAAGGGCGACCACCAGTTCAGCCATCGCTCCCCCAGGTGTCGAGGATGGAGTCGAGCATGCCGGGCCGCAGCACGGGCTTGCACCGCCCGGCCAGATACACGGCCCGCAGTTCCTCATAGGCCGTGTCCAGGTCGTCGTTGACCACCCAGTAGTCGAAGAAGTCGGCCTGCCGCATCTCGCCCGTCGCATTGGTCAATCTGCGGGCGATGGATTCCCCGGAATCGGTGCCGCGCCGGGTCAGCCTGCGCACCAGCTCGGCGCGCGAGGGCGGCAGCAGGAAGACGAAAGTGCCCTTGTAGAAGGTCTTGCGCAGCTGCTTGGCCCCCTGCACGTCGATGTCGAAAAGCACGTCGCGGCCCTGGTCCAGCATCGCCTCCACCGGCGCGGTGGCCGTGCCGTAGAAGTTGCCATGGACCTCGGCCCATTCGCAAAACTCGCCCCGCTCCCGCATTTCCATAAAAACGTCACGGGTGACGAAATGGTATTCCCGCCCGTCCTGCTCCTGCCCCCTGGGGGCGCGGGTGGTGTAGGAGACGGAAAAACCGAAGTCTGGATACTCCCGCCTGAGCATCTCGATGAGCGTGCTCTTGCCCGTGCCGCTCGGCGCGCAGACCACCAGGATCTGCCCCAGGCGGATGTTGTGATGGTCACTGCCCACCTATTCCCCCTCTTCGGCGCTGAAACGCTGGCCCACGGTCTCGGCCTGGATGGCCGAGAGGATGACGTGGTTGGAATCAGTGACGATGATGGCGCGCGTCTTGCGGCCCTGGGTGGCGTCGATGAGCCGCCCCTCCTGGCGCGCGTCCTCGCGCAGGCGGCGCATGGGCGCGCTGGTGGGGTTGACGATGGAGACCACGCGGCTCAAAACCACGAAGTTGCCAAAGCCCACGTTGAGCAATCCCTGTTTCTGCATAAATACCTACAACTAGTTGAGTCGATTGAGCTGTTTCACTGTCTGACGAGCCAAGCCGGGCGCGCTATTCAATGTTCTGCACCTGCTCGCGGCACCGCTCAAGCTCGGCCTTGAAATCCACCACCAACCGGCTGACCTCCACGTCCTGGGCCTTGTTGCCGCAGGTGTTGATCTCGCGGAAGGTCTCCTGGATGAGGAAATCGAGCTTCTTGCCCACGTCGCTGCCCGTGCGCAGGGTCTCGCCGATGCGCTGAAGATGAGCGTCGAGCCGGGTCAGCTCCTCGGAGACATCGAGCTTGTCCGTCAGGTAGGCCACCTCCTGGAGCATGCGGTCCTCGGAGAACTCCGCCCCGGCAGAGGCGAGCATGTCGGTGATGCGCTGGCGCAGGCTGGCCTTCTTCTCTTCCAGAATGCCCGGAACGCGCACGGCCACGGCACGGGTCAACCCGCCCAGGGTCTCGAACCGGGCCAACAGGTCGGCCACCATGGCCCCACCCTCCACGGTGCGCGAGTGCATCCAGTCCAAAAGCGCGCCCTCAAGCCCGCGTGTCAGGCTCTCGGCCAGACCGGGATCAGGCTCGCTGCCCGAGTCGCGCCACAGGGACGACATGGACAGGACGCGGTTGTAATCCGGCTCGAACACGCGCCCTTCGCTCTGGGCCAATTTCTCCATCTGGCGGAACATGGCCCTGGCCATGGTCTCGTTGAAGGTCACGCCGAGCACCCCGGCGTCCATGACCTCCAGGTTGAGGGAGACATCCACCCGGCCCCGCGAGGCATGGGCGCGGACGACCTTTTCCCAGCCGTTCTCCAGGCCACGCAAAAAGCCGGGCAGCCGCCACTTCACGTCGAGAAAACGGCCATTGACGCTCTTGATCTCCCAGACGTGGGTCCAGGCGTCCTCAGTGGTCTCGAACCGGCCAAAACCGGTCATGCTGACAGGCATATTGTCAATCCTTTTGGTTATTGAGCTTGGTTTTATACAACTGACGCAACTTTGTCAGCCGCGATTTCATGTCCTCGCCCGCGTAGTCCGGAAAGGTCCAGGGGAAATCCACCCACCCCCGGCGCTGCCAGATGAGCGTCAGGTCCGCCCAGATGCCGCTGCCAAGGTAAATGCGGTGGGAAAAATTCTTGCCCGTGGCCAGCACCAGCCGCTCCAGGGTGAGGAATCCGGGATCAAGGTTGAACAGCCGCCCCCTTTGCCCGGCATGGGCGGTCTCAAGGGCATTGGTCAACAGCTTGATCCCGGCCAGCTCGTCCAGGGGACGCAGGGCGTCAAAGGCGAGCAGCCGCCGGACGATGGGCGTGCCGAGCTCCTTGTCGTAGTATCCGGTCTGGTCAAAGGGGAACAGGTCCGAGACATGCCCAGCCGGGCCGAAGCGCGCCTCCAGCTCATGGAGCAGGCCGGGCCAGACATCGTCCCACCGTGCGCTCAGGATGGAGAGGACCAGGAGTCCGGGCAGCGGGGTCTTCGGCGTGCTCACGACGCATTCTCCTGCGGATCGGTCATGGACGCGGCCAGGGGCTCGGCCACGATGACGCCCCGGTCCAGGCCCACGGGCCGGGCACTGACCAGGGAGCGCGGACCGGCCCCGTCGGGCAGCCGGGTCAACCGACACCCGGCGTAGAACTCGCTCACCCCGCGCCCCAGTTGGTCCTGCACCAGCACGTCGAGGCAGGGACGCCCCAGGAGCCGCTCGCCAAAGGCCCGCTTGCGGCGACTGACCAGGGCGCGCAGCCGGGTGGCCCGCTCCTTGCGCACGGGCACGGCCACCTGCCCGGCCATGGTCGCGGCTGCCGTGCCGGGCCGCTCGGAATAGGGAAAGACATGGGCATAGGTAAGGGGCAGGACGCGACACAGAGTCAGGGTGTTCTCGAACCCGGCCTCGTCCTCGCCGGGAAATCCGGTGATGAGATCGGCCCCAAGCCCGATCACGGGCCAGGCCTCGCCCAGCCGAATGAGAAAATCCACCGCGCCCTGCGGGTCGTAGTGGCCGCGCCCCATGGCTCGGAGCACATCCGGGTCGCCGCTTTGCAGCGAGAGGTGCAGCTGTGGACAGACCATGGACGACCCGGCCAGGGTGTCCAGCGCCTTGTGGTCAAGCTGGCCCGGCTCCACGGACGACACGCGCAGCCGCGCCCGCCCGGCCCAGCGGGGCGCAAGCTCCCTGTCCAGCCGGGCCAGGAGATCCCAGAAATCCGTGCGGTCCTGCAACCCCCGGCCATAGTGGCGCAGGTTGATGCCGCTGATGACCAGCTCGCGGAACCCGCTGTCGAGCAGGCGCACTGCCTCGGCCACCACCGCGTCCACCGGGCGGCTGACCGACGGTCCGCGCGTCTGCGGGACGATGCAGTAGGTGCAGTGATGCGAGCAGCCGTCCTGGACCTTGACCACAGCCCGCGCCCTGGAGTAGCCGGTGATGGAAAATGGTGCAAACCCGCCCAGCGCCCCGGCCTCGCCATCCAACACAGCAGGAGAAACAGGCGGCGCGGCAGGCCCGGCCAGGAGCGCGCCCTTGTCCGCCTGGGGCACCACCCGGACCACGCCGGGCAGCCCGGCCAGCTCGTCGGCCATGACCTGGGCGGCGCAGCCGGTGACGATGATCCCGGCTGTGGGACTGGCCCGGTGCAGACTGCGCACGGTCTGGCGCAGGTCGGCCACGGCATTGGCCGTGACAGCGCAGGAGTTGATCAGGATGAGGTCCGCCTCTTGGGGCGCACCGGTCTCAAACGCCTGCCCGTGGCCGGTCCATGCCTCGGCGATGGACCGGGTCTCGTACTGGTTTATCTTGCACCCCAGGGTGGCGGTGTAAAAGCGAATCATGTACTATCGGCCTGCTGCGATGATGAACAACCATACACTCTCAAGAAAAGCGAACCCATGAGACACACCCTGCCGACCTGCGTCCTTGTCCTGGCCCTGGCCGCATCCCTGTTTGTCCCGCTGGCCGGATGCGGCATGCCCCAGCCCAAGATGGCGGGCAACCTGTCCATGACTCTCAAGGACTATGAACAGGCCGTTGTCGAATATCAGAAGGCCCTCAAGGACGACCCGGACTCTGCCCGGCTGCTGACCGGCCTGGGCCGTGCGTACTACAATCTCGGCGAATACGCCAAGGCCGAGGAGGCGTTCCGCCACGCCGCCGAGGTGGAGGACTACCCCAGCGCGGTCTTCTACACCGGCCTGTGCCAGATCGCCAGGGGCGACCGACAGGGCGGTTTCGACACCCTGACCCGGTTCCGCTATTCGGGCAAGGTCCAGGTGACCAACTCGGTGCACGACATGGCCGAGCGGCTGGCCGCCACGCCCGACCTGACCGACGAAGCCATCACCAGGGCCATGTTCCGGGCCTGGGACGAGGGCATGGAGCGCGAGCGGGACATGAGCCGATCCGGCTAGCCCCCGCCCGTGCGACTAAAGCATTTGCCAACAAGGGTCAATGCCATGAAACAGACGCTACCATTCCTCCTCGCCGCGCTGGCCTTGCTGACCGGCTGCCTCAGCTACGGCTCAGTGGGCGTGGGCTCCACCTCGGGCGTGGGCGTGGCCTTCAGCAGCCACGGCGACTTCCTGTACAGCGGGCCGGATGCGGCCTACCGCAGCAACCGCGAAGGGCTGCGCGCCTTTCTCGACCAGGACTACGCCACGGCCCGCACGCACTTTGACGCGACCCTGGATGCGTATCCCGGCAACCCGGACGCCGTGTTCTACCTCGGCCTGACGCTGCAATTCCTGGACGAACGCGAGCAGGGATTCGCCGTACTCGCCACCTTTCGCGACCCGCTGAACACGCGCGTCACCCAGGAGGTGCAATGGTGGACAACCTATTGCCGCAAGAAGCCGGAGATGACGCCGGACGACATCCGCCGGACCCTGGTCAACGCCAGGGGCGAAGGATTCCAGCGCGAACGCGAGGAGAGATGGGAAGACCGCTGGGGCATCTGAGCCCGGACCTGCTCACCCCTTCTCCCATTCAAGGGCGCTCCAGGGCATGCTCGATGACCCCGCCGCCCAGGACCGCCCCTGCCTCGTCGTACACCGCCGCCACCTGACCGGGGGCCGGGCGGGTGTGCTCCTCGATGAAATGGAAGACCAGCCTGGAGCCGTCCACGGCGAACCGGGCAGGCCGCGCCCGCTGGCGATAGCGGGTCTGGAGCATGACCACCTCGGGCCAGCCAGCCGGGTCGGTCATGAAGTTGACCTGCCAGGCCACGCAGCCAGGAGCGTGGAGCGAGGGTTTGGGCCCCACGATCAGGGTGTTGTCGGCCACGCGCTTGTCCAGAACATAGAGCGGCTCGGTCCAGGCGATGCCAAGGCCGCGCCGCTGGCCCTGGGTGTGCCGCCACAACCCCTTGTGCCTGCCGATCACCGTGCCGTCCTCAAGCCGGATGGGACCGGTGCCGGGCATGTTCCCGCGCCGGGTCAGGAACGTCTGGTAGTCGTCGCCCGGCACGAAGCATATCTCCTGGCTCTCGCCCGGCAGGGGCGGCGTCAGGCCGAGACCGGCCAGGGTCTCCGGCACGTCCCGCTTGCAGATGTCGCCCAGAGGAAAATGGGCCCGGCGCAGGGTCTCGATGGGCACCAGGGAAAGAAAATAGCTCTGGTCCTTGTCTGGATCGCCCCCGCGCGTGAGCAGAAGACCGGACGGGCCGCGCTCCTCAAGGCGCGCGTAGTGGCCGGTGGCCAAGGCGTCCGCGCCCAGGGAGAGCGCAAACCGGAAGAGCGCGCCGAACTTCATGCGCGGGTTGCAGACCGCGCACGGATTGGGCGTACGCCCCTGACGGTAGGCATCGGCAAAAGGCGCGACCACCTCGCGCTCGAACTCGCGGCGCAGATCCGCCACATGCAACGGCACGCCGAGCCGGGCGCACGCCTCGGCCAGCCCGGCAATCGCCTTGTCCGAATCCGGGCCGGACGGCAGGAACCGGCCATGCACGGCCAGCACCTCATGCCCGCCCGCCCGCATCAGGGCCAGGGCGAGCAGGCTGTCCATGCCCCCGCTCACGGCTACGGCTGTCTTCATGCTGTGTCCATGGGTTGAATCCGGGCGCATGGGGAACATCCCGCGCCGACCGCACACATCCTAAGGAACCGCGCGCGGTTTGCAAGCCTTTAAAAACACCCTCCCCCGGACGGGAAAGACTCTCGCAATCACCGCGCGGATAGGCTATCCCAGTCAAAGCCCCCCTTCGGGATGCCCTGCGTCGGCAGCCCGCTTTGGGAAACGGGCGGAATCTCGACCCAAAAGGACAAAAAATGACAAGCATCACCTTGTTTCCGGGCCGGTACATCCAGGGAAGGGACGCCCTGTCCAAGCTGGGCGGCGAATGCGCCCGGCTTGGCGGCAACGTCTTTGTCATCGCCTCCCCCCATCCTCTCAAGCACCTGCTGCCCGCGGTCCTCCCTGGCGTCACCGACGCATGCCGGGCCGTGGTCGAACCTTTTGGGCGGGAATGCTCGGACGAGGAGATTCAGCGGCTCCTCAAGCTGTGCCGCGAAGCAGGCTGCGATCTGGTACTGGGCATGGGCGGCGGCAAGACCCTGGACGCGGCCAAGGCCGTGGCCCATCTGGCCGCAGCGCCCTCGATCATGGTCCCGACCATTGCCTCCACAGACGCCCCGTGCAGTTCGGTCTGCGTGGTCTACACCAATGACGGCGTGTTCAAGCGCGCCGACATCCTGCCGCGCAACCCGGACTCGGTCATCGTGGACACCGGGGTCATCGCCCAGGCGTCGCCCCGCTTCCTGGCGGCGGGCATGGGCGACGCCCTGGCCACCTGGTTCGAGGCCGAGTCGTGCCGCATCAAGCGCGCCCCGAACATCGCGGGCGCGGTCGGGTCCATGACGGCCTATGCCCTGGCCCGGCTGTGCCGGGACACCCTGTTCGACTACGGCCCGGCGGCGCTGGCCTCCTGCTCGGCCAGAGCGGTCACCCCGGCCCTGGAGCGGGTGGTGGAGGCCAACACCCTCCTGAGCGGGCTTGGCTTTGAGAGTGCCGGGCTGGCCGCTGCCCATTCCATCCACAACGGACTGACCGCCCTGCCCCGGACCGCCGAGTTCCATCATGGCGAAAAAGTGGCCTTTGGAACCCTCGTCTCCCTGTTCCTGACCGACGCGCACCCCTCGCTCATGGAGCAGACCTACGGATTCTGCGAGTCCGTGGGCCTGCCCACCACCCTGGCCGATCTGGGCCTTGAGGAGGTCTCGGACCAGGAACTGCTCCAGGTGGCCGAGAAGGCGTGCGCTCCGGGGGAGAGCATCCACAACGAACCCGGCGGGATCTCGCCGGAGACGGTGGCGGAAACGATCAGGGCCGCAGATGCATGGGGCAGGAAAAGGCAAGACGCCTCCGGCTTGCACCGCTAGATGCACAGGCCAACTTTGACAGAGGACGAAAGACCATACTGTGTGCTAGAAGCATGGGCATGCTCACCCATATCAGACAAGGAGTTCCCATATGAAACCGTTGCGCCACTTTCTGCTGGTCGCCCTGCTGACCACCATGTTGGCCGCGCCCCAGGCCCTGGCCTGCACCACCATGATCATCACGCCCGGAGCCAGCGCCGACGGCTCCATGATGGTCACCCACTCGGACGACGACGAACTGGGCGACCAGCGGCTGATCTTCGTGCCTGCCAAGGAGCAGACCGGCAGCCGCAAAATATACCCCGAAGCCTATGCCTATCCGCGCATCGTCACCAATGACCGCGGCCCGGCCTACGACACCAGGGGCTATCCTCCCACCGAGCCGGTGGGCACCGTGCCCTACGCCGAGATCTGGAAGATCCTGGGCCGGGAGCAGAAGACCTCCTTCGCCTATTTCGACGGCAACTACGGGATCATGAACGAAAAGAACCTGATGATGGGCGAGTGCACCAACGCGGCCAACTACGAGCCCAAGGCCAACTCCAAGGCAGGGGCTGGCCAGCCGCAGCGCCTCTTCTACAGCTCCGAGCTGTCGCGCATCGCCCTGGAAAACTGCGCCACGGCCCGCGAGGCGGTCACCCTCATGGGCGGATTGGTGGACAAGTACGGCGTCTACGACACGGGCGAGACCTTGCTGGTGGCTGACGAGAACGAGGGTTGGGTCTTTGAGATGTGCGCCCTGCCCGACACCACCTACCACTCGGCCTGGGTGGCCAAACGGGTGCCGGACGGCGAGTTCTTCGTGGCCGCCAACACCTTCCGCATCCGCGAGGTGATCCGGGACGACCCGGAAAACTTCCGCTATTCCAAGCTCCTGCATCCCGGCCTGAAAAAGCTCAAGTGGTGGGACGAGAAGACCCAGGGCCCGGTGGACTGGCTGCGCGCCATCAGCCCCGGCGAGTACAACCACCCCTACTACTCCCTGCGCCGCGTCTGGCGGGCCATGGACCGGGTCAACCCGGACCTGGGCCTCTCCCCCTGGGTCAAGGACACCTACACCACGGACTATCCCTTCTCCATCAAGCCGAGCAGCGGCATTGACGTGGCCAAGATCTTCAGCATCTACCGCGACCACTACGAGGGCACCCAGTTCGACCTGACCAAGGGCGCGGCTGCCGGTCCCTACGGCGATCCGCACCGCTTTGTCGGCCCCTATGACGGCAACCAGAACAACGTGGACGCGGACAAGAAGTTCTACGGCGCGTGGGAGCGGTCCATCTCGGTCTTCTACCAGGGCTACACCTACGTCTGCCAGACCCGGCCCAAGGCCCCGGAATACACCAAGGGCGTGGTCTGGTTCGGCCCGGACGTGTCCTACACCACCTGCTTCACGCCCTTCTTCGCCAGGGCGGCCCAACTGCCGCGCCCCTATCAGACAGGCTCGTCCCAGCAGTTCGACCCCGCCTCGGCCTGGTGGCATTTCGATCTGCTGGGCAACTGGTCGCGCCTCAACTTCCAGCGCATGACCGAGGTGGACATCAAGCCCGTGCAACGCGAGCTTGAAGACGCGGCCATGCAGGACTTCCTGGCCATGGACGAGGCCGTGGCAGGCAAGACCGACGAGGAGTCGCTGCGCCTGATCACCGAGTTCGGCTTCAACACCGCGAGCCGGGTGCTCGACAGGTGGCGCAACCTGACCTTCACCCTGTTCGCCAAGTACTCCGACGGCTACATCAACATCCCCGGCGGCCCGGTCCTGGCCATCGGCTACCCCTCGGACTGGCTCGACACCACCAACTACAAGGACGGCCCGGTCAGCTACGACATGAAGTAGCCCGCGCCGCGCACACAAGAAAAAGAGCCGGTCGCCGAGAATGTTCGGCGA from Pseudodesulfovibrio aespoeensis Aspo-2 includes the following:
- a CDS encoding glycerol dehydrogenase; this translates as MTSITLFPGRYIQGRDALSKLGGECARLGGNVFVIASPHPLKHLLPAVLPGVTDACRAVVEPFGRECSDEEIQRLLKLCREAGCDLVLGMGGGKTLDAAKAVAHLAAAPSIMVPTIASTDAPCSSVCVVYTNDGVFKRADILPRNPDSVIVDTGVIAQASPRFLAAGMGDALATWFEAESCRIKRAPNIAGAVGSMTAYALARLCRDTLFDYGPAALASCSARAVTPALERVVEANTLLSGLGFESAGLAAAHSIHNGLTALPRTAEFHHGEKVAFGTLVSLFLTDAHPSLMEQTYGFCESVGLPTTLADLGLEEVSDQELLQVAEKACAPGESIHNEPGGISPETVAETIRAADAWGRKRQDASGLHR
- a CDS encoding dipeptidase; the encoded protein is MKPLRHFLLVALLTTMLAAPQALACTTMIITPGASADGSMMVTHSDDDELGDQRLIFVPAKEQTGSRKIYPEAYAYPRIVTNDRGPAYDTRGYPPTEPVGTVPYAEIWKILGREQKTSFAYFDGNYGIMNEKNLMMGECTNAANYEPKANSKAGAGQPQRLFYSSELSRIALENCATAREAVTLMGGLVDKYGVYDTGETLLVADENEGWVFEMCALPDTTYHSAWVAKRVPDGEFFVAANTFRIREVIRDDPENFRYSKLLHPGLKKLKWWDEKTQGPVDWLRAISPGEYNHPYYSLRRVWRAMDRVNPDLGLSPWVKDTYTTDYPFSIKPSSGIDVAKIFSIYRDHYEGTQFDLTKGAAAGPYGDPHRFVGPYDGNQNNVDADKKFYGAWERSISVFYQGYTYVCQTRPKAPEYTKGVVWFGPDVSYTTCFTPFFARAAQLPRPYQTGSSQQFDPASAWWHFDLLGNWSRLNFQRMTEVDIKPVQRELEDAAMQDFLAMDEAVAGKTDEESLRLITEFGFNTASRVLDRWRNLTFTLFAKYSDGYINIPGGPVLAIGYPSDWLDTTNYKDGPVSYDMK